The following proteins come from a genomic window of Pyxidicoccus sp. MSG2:
- a CDS encoding DNA polymerase III subunit gamma/tau, with translation MAADPRPAEPVRGVEPVPMGEPRHSAEPVRSMEVARHAEPLHAGPAVPVMPPVAPTGPLMDDLPPSAARPLSFLRNGGGAGATALTVSSASAVPAYSAEDVAPSGPLMDGLPPTAARPLSFLRKNGGAQPPSAPTQPPAGATPLSRTTEPAPSVRVTNVRKQEPQPGPSEPSPYAEDDDARYYPEEASPEGCASGECIPDDVPSEPLAAPAAVEPMSAPSAPGTEAPVSARPTFVPPPAAAPEPRAPASFAPEPDPEPEPESTAPAPVARGRDNPNLPLIERWRAAVESVKGSSLRHGTALANGRLLSMRAGEIVLGYLPTAGLHRMTVSAAAGKTTIDKLLAEHFGRPVRLSFQDITADDSRATLSIAEQDAQSRANHEKSTEGKVRGHPAVRAVLKFLGGEIEHIQVYEPERPSAVPAADTPDDSA, from the coding sequence GTGGCTGCCGACCCACGCCCGGCCGAGCCCGTGCGTGGCGTGGAGCCCGTGCCCATGGGCGAGCCGCGCCATTCCGCCGAGCCGGTGCGTTCGATGGAAGTCGCACGCCACGCGGAGCCGCTGCACGCAGGGCCCGCGGTTCCGGTCATGCCGCCCGTGGCCCCGACCGGACCGCTCATGGATGACCTGCCGCCTTCCGCGGCCCGGCCCCTTTCATTCCTGCGCAACGGGGGAGGTGCTGGTGCCACGGCGCTGACGGTGTCGTCGGCCTCGGCCGTCCCCGCGTACTCCGCCGAGGATGTGGCGCCGTCCGGACCGCTGATGGACGGACTGCCCCCGACGGCCGCGCGCCCGCTCTCCTTCCTCCGGAAGAATGGCGGCGCCCAGCCTCCGTCCGCACCGACGCAGCCTCCGGCGGGAGCCACGCCGCTGTCGCGCACCACCGAGCCCGCGCCCTCGGTCCGCGTCACCAACGTCCGCAAGCAGGAGCCACAGCCCGGTCCTTCCGAGCCGTCGCCCTACGCGGAGGATGACGACGCGCGCTACTACCCCGAGGAGGCCTCGCCCGAGGGCTGCGCCTCCGGCGAGTGCATCCCCGACGACGTCCCGTCGGAGCCCCTCGCCGCGCCCGCCGCCGTCGAGCCCATGTCAGCCCCGAGCGCGCCTGGCACCGAGGCACCCGTCTCCGCGCGCCCCACCTTCGTCCCCCCTCCGGCCGCGGCACCGGAGCCACGCGCTCCCGCCAGCTTCGCCCCGGAACCCGACCCCGAGCCGGAGCCCGAGTCCACGGCGCCGGCCCCTGTCGCCCGTGGCCGGGACAACCCGAACCTGCCCCTCATCGAGCGATGGCGGGCCGCGGTGGAGAGCGTGAAGGGCTCCTCGCTCCGTCACGGAACGGCGCTGGCCAACGGCCGCCTCTTGTCCATGCGGGCGGGGGAAATCGTCCTCGGCTATCTCCCCACGGCGGGCCTCCACCGGATGACGGTGTCCGCCGCCGCGGGCAAGACCACCATCGACAAGCTCCTGGCCGAGCACTTCGGCCGCCCGGTGAGGCTGTCCTTCCAGGACATCACCGCCGACGACAGCCGCGCCACGCTGAGCATCGCCGAGCAGGACGCCCAGAGCCGCGCCAACCACGAGAAGAGCACGGAGGGCAAGGTGCGCGGGCACCCCGCCGTCCGCGCGGTGCTCAAGTTCCTGGGAGGCGAAATCGAGCACATCCAGGTCTACGAGCCCGAGCGCCCCTCGGCCGTCCCTGCGGCCGACACTCCGGACGACAGCGCCTGA
- a CDS encoding YbaB/EbfC family nucleoid-associated protein: protein MPGVDLNYFIRQANKLTEKIEERKQQLAEETVEAKSGEGLVTVVANGIQEIRSIKIDKSAIDPNDPSMLEDLITAAVNAALASSRQHMQRELAKISGGIKIPGVT from the coding sequence ATGCCTGGCGTCGACCTGAACTACTTCATCCGGCAGGCGAACAAGCTGACGGAGAAGATTGAAGAGCGGAAGCAGCAGCTGGCGGAGGAGACCGTCGAGGCGAAGTCCGGAGAGGGCCTCGTCACGGTGGTCGCCAACGGCATCCAGGAGATTCGCAGCATCAAGATCGACAAGTCCGCCATCGACCCGAATGACCCGTCGATGCTCGAGGACCTCATCACCGCCGCTGTGAATGCTGCCCTGGCGAGCAGCCGTCAGCACATGCAGCGCGAGCTCGCGAAAATCTCCGGCGGCATCAAGATCCCCGGCGTTACCTGA
- the recR gene encoding recombination mediator RecR has protein sequence MTPDPLNRLVAQLAKLPGIGEKTAQRLAFHILRAPGEYASDLSLAIREVKEKVHLCVRCFSLTDSETCGFCRDSRRDERVLCVVETFADLMALERTREFKGRYHVLHGVLSPLEGVGPEQLRIKELLERLNDSRVEELIVATNPDVEGEATALYLTRLLKPMGLRVTRIAQGLPMGGDLEFADQATLAKALSARRDL, from the coding sequence ATGACTCCCGATCCGCTGAATCGACTTGTCGCCCAGCTCGCGAAGCTGCCGGGCATTGGCGAGAAGACCGCCCAGCGCCTCGCGTTCCACATCCTGCGGGCGCCCGGCGAGTACGCCTCGGACCTGTCCCTGGCCATCCGCGAGGTGAAGGAGAAGGTGCACCTGTGCGTGCGCTGCTTCTCCCTCACCGACTCGGAGACGTGCGGCTTCTGCCGGGACTCCCGCCGGGACGAGCGCGTGCTCTGCGTGGTGGAGACCTTCGCTGACCTGATGGCGCTCGAGCGCACCCGCGAGTTCAAGGGCCGCTACCACGTCCTGCACGGCGTGCTGTCGCCGCTGGAAGGCGTGGGCCCGGAGCAGCTGCGCATCAAGGAACTGTTGGAGCGCCTCAACGACAGCCGGGTGGAGGAGCTCATCGTCGCCACCAACCCGGACGTCGAGGGCGAGGCCACCGCGCTCTACCTGACGCGCCTGCTCAAGCCCATGGGCCTGCGCGTCACCCGCATCGCCCAGGGCCTGCCCATGGGTGGTGATTTGGAGTTCGCGGACCAGGCCACGCTGGCGAAGGCGCTGTCGGCCCGCCGCGACCTGTAG
- a CDS encoding protein kinase domain-containing protein, which translates to MTPTQTPRPVPEEAAPPLLRPYGQYVLVRKLAEGGMAEIFLAKLLGADNFERNVVIKRMLPHLSNIPDFVEMFRDEARLAAKLSHPNIVQIQELGFTEGCYYICMEYLAGEDFSTTLRLAGRRRQYVPFPVVLRVLIDAAHGLHYAHEFCAESGQPLNIVHRDISPSNLYLTYQGQVKVLDFGIAKAESRLVNTRTGVVKGKYMYMAPEQAQGKEVDRRADVFALGVSLYEALTHVRPFSRENDLAVLNALLHGEFKRPRELRPDLPEELEAIILKAMAFKAEDRYPTAEAFAEALEAFLGENLSASGTSQLGAFLRGHFGEERFTERTRIPTLATLTATHGTEGSPVQVPAGERPATEVYGPRSQGAAALTAMAQGRPSQPAVAAGVGAVQAGTQVPAQAASVGSAPGRPRWLMASIGVAGALLLAGAAVVGYAGVQRVQTSPSIVQPAEAAKVQAVPAPAGSTGATVGTTAPTGATVPTGDSVGTSPTALAPGGSPEAATGAPQGTSVGDTAATAQGSEHVGVAGVASAAAGSETGEDASPDPGRKPEARAATAKKLVTLGIEDIQRVVSRGRARITSCFERFKTDLPSSQGEVQVQLTIASSGKVKAGTRGPLASTGVGRCLEAQAERLRFPAHRDQEVTVVMPFSWRVTE; encoded by the coding sequence ATGACCCCCACCCAGACGCCCCGGCCCGTTCCCGAGGAAGCCGCTCCGCCCCTGTTGCGTCCCTATGGCCAGTACGTGCTGGTGCGGAAGCTGGCCGAGGGCGGCATGGCGGAAATCTTCCTCGCCAAGCTGCTGGGCGCGGACAACTTCGAGCGCAACGTCGTCATCAAGCGCATGTTGCCGCACCTGTCGAACATCCCCGACTTCGTGGAGATGTTCCGCGACGAGGCGCGGCTGGCGGCGAAGCTGTCCCACCCCAACATCGTGCAGATACAGGAGCTCGGCTTCACCGAGGGCTGCTACTACATCTGCATGGAGTACCTCGCGGGCGAGGACTTCTCCACGACGCTGCGGCTGGCGGGACGGCGGCGGCAGTACGTGCCCTTCCCGGTGGTGCTGCGCGTGCTCATCGACGCGGCGCATGGGCTGCACTACGCCCACGAGTTCTGCGCCGAGTCCGGGCAGCCGCTGAACATCGTCCACCGCGACATCTCTCCCTCCAACCTGTACCTGACGTACCAGGGCCAGGTGAAGGTGCTGGACTTCGGCATCGCCAAGGCCGAGTCGAGGCTCGTCAACACGCGCACCGGCGTGGTGAAGGGCAAGTACATGTACATGGCGCCGGAGCAGGCGCAGGGGAAGGAAGTGGACCGGCGCGCGGACGTCTTCGCGCTGGGCGTGAGCCTCTACGAAGCGCTCACCCACGTGCGGCCCTTCTCGCGGGAGAACGACCTGGCGGTGCTCAACGCGCTCCTGCATGGCGAGTTCAAGCGCCCGCGCGAGCTGCGGCCGGACCTGCCCGAGGAGCTGGAGGCCATCATCCTCAAGGCCATGGCCTTCAAGGCCGAGGACCGCTACCCCACGGCGGAGGCCTTCGCCGAGGCCCTGGAGGCGTTCCTCGGAGAGAATCTGAGCGCGTCCGGCACGTCGCAGCTGGGCGCCTTCCTGCGCGGCCACTTCGGCGAGGAGCGCTTCACGGAGCGCACCCGCATCCCGACGCTGGCCACCCTCACCGCCACGCACGGCACGGAGGGCTCGCCGGTGCAGGTGCCGGCGGGGGAGAGGCCCGCGACGGAAGTGTACGGCCCTCGTTCCCAGGGGGCCGCTGCGCTCACGGCAATGGCTCAGGGAAGGCCGTCCCAGCCCGCCGTCGCGGCGGGTGTGGGCGCGGTGCAGGCAGGGACGCAGGTACCGGCACAGGCTGCTTCCGTGGGCTCGGCGCCCGGGCGTCCGCGCTGGCTCATGGCCAGCATCGGCGTCGCGGGGGCGCTGCTGCTGGCCGGTGCGGCCGTCGTCGGTTACGCCGGTGTCCAGCGGGTCCAGACGTCCCCGTCCATCGTGCAGCCCGCCGAGGCGGCGAAGGTGCAGGCGGTTCCGGCCCCGGCCGGGAGCACTGGCGCCACGGTGGGAACGACCGCGCCGACAGGAGCCACCGTGCCGACGGGCGACTCCGTGGGCACGAGCCCCACGGCCCTCGCGCCGGGGGGCTCCCCGGAGGCGGCCACGGGCGCTCCTCAGGGAACGTCGGTGGGGGACACGGCGGCGACCGCGCAGGGCTCCGAGCACGTGGGCGTCGCCGGGGTTGCGAGCGCGGCGGCGGGCTCCGAGACGGGCGAGGATGCCTCCCCGGACCCGGGCAGGAAGCCGGAGGCTCGCGCCGCCACCGCGAAGAAGCTGGTGACGCTGGGCATCGAGGACATCCAGCGCGTGGTGTCGCGCGGGCGGGCCCGCATCACCTCCTGCTTCGAGCGCTTCAAGACGGACCTGCCGTCGTCGCAGGGCGAGGTGCAGGTGCAGCTCACCATCGCCTCGTCGGGCAAGGTGAAGGCGGGGACGCGCGGGCCGCTGGCCTCCACGGGCGTGGGACGCTGCCTGGAGGCGCAGGCCGAGCGGCTGCGCTTCCCGGCCCACCGGGACCAGGAAGTCACGGTGGTGATGCCCTTCTCGTGGCGGGTGACGGAGTAG